A window from Drosophila nasuta strain 15112-1781.00 chromosome 3, ASM2355853v1, whole genome shotgun sequence encodes these proteins:
- the LOC132791549 gene encoding uncharacterized protein LOC132791549, producing MATKILFPTFYDEKTKIWSGLPRQPFYDYNCSMGLVAFNSMKNYPNNVVQISDTDGRVVTYAESLAWATRLALYLKSEKLTHKDVIGIIGRASTYPHSLAVACLFNTTPFHAVAYTYMKEPEVIKELYELTKPSIMFVDAEDYEIMKQVCAEWNPKFITMTGRIEGIPNIEDLLKPHPMERFYQPERLAEGGDQTAVILCSSGTSGTAKAVCLSHRHVARTAQLTNSTDVVLTSATLDWMTGFSCTMLAYFFGSTQIIFNETFNAESFIRMTAQHKVTMYAMPPWQAYEVFTHPNATPENLASLKLVAIVGGWLTKAVLQKAKSVTKNCNICFTYGSTETSGVSMSLDVERDNSVGGLLHGNRVMVVDDDGNALGHNETGTILIDVGIKWKGYVNNPEETANAIKDCWIDLGDIGHFDDDNNLFLTDRKKDVLKYKSKDYWPNEIEQIICELPEVQNACVVGVRNVGRTDAAGALVIKNKGAEISKQTIIEHVAKRVGVEYKQLHSGVQFVDAFPKNTNGKVLRNAARLLFESLAESN from the exons atggcaacaaaaattCTCTTTCCCACATTCTACGATGAGAAGACCAAGATCTGGAGTGGACTTCCCAGGCAGCCATTCTACGACTACAATTGCTCAATGGGATTAGTAGCATTCAACTCGATGAAGAATTATCCAAATAATGTTGTGCAG ATCTCAGATACAGACGGACGTGTTGTGACCTATGCGGAGAGTCTTGCCTGGGCTACTCGCTTGGCGTTGTACTTGAAGAGCGAGAAGCTGACGCACAAAGATGTCATCGGCATTATTGGCAGGGCCAGCACATATCCCCATTCCTTGGCTGTTGCTTGTCTCTTCAATACAACACCATTCCATGCCGTTGCCTACACGTATATGAAAGAACCGGAGGTTATCAAGGAACTGTACGAGCTGACCAAGCCATCGATTATGTTCGTCGATGCTGAAGATTACGAGATCATGAAACAGGTTTGCGCCGAATGGAATCCCAAGTTCATCACGATGACTGGACGCATTGAGGGTATTCCCAATATTGAGGATCTGCTGAAACCGCATCCCATGGAACGCTTTTATCA ACCTGAACGCTTGGCTGAGGGCGGTGATCAAACAGCTGTCATTCTATGCTCATCGGGCACTTCGGGCACCGCCAAGGCTGTGTGCCTATCCCACAGACACGTGGCCAGAACAGCTCA ACTGACGAATAGCACTGATGTCGTCTTGACGAGCGCCACCTTGGACTGGATGACGGGTTTCTCCTGCACAATGCTAGCATACTTCTTTGGCTCCACACAGATCATTTTCAATGAGACTTTCAATGCCGAGAGCTTCATTCGCATGACCGCACAGCACAAGGTAACCATGTATGCCATGCCACCCTGGCAGGCCTATGAGGTCTTCACACATCCAAATGCCACACCGGAGAATTTGGCCAGTCTCAAGTTAGTCGCCATCGTTGGTGGCTGGCTCACGAAGGCGGTGCTGCAGAAGGCGAAGAGTGTGACCAAAAACTGCAATATCTGTTTCACATATGGATCCACTGAAACCAGCGGCGTCTCCATGAGCTTGGATGTGGAAAGGGACAACTCTGTGGGTGGTCTCTTGCACGGCAATCGAGTGATGGTAGTCGATGACGATGGTAATGCACTTGGACACAATGAAACCGGCACGATCCTGATTGATGTGGGCATCAAATGGAAGGGATACGTAAACAATCCTGAGGAAACTGCCAATGCCATCAAGGATTGCTGGATCGATTTAGGTGACATCGGGCACTTCGATGACGATAATAATCTCTTCTTGACTGATCGCAAGAAGGATGTGCTCAAGTACAAGTCCAAGGACTATTGGCCCAATGAGATTGAGCAAATCATTTGTGAGCTGCCAGAGGTGCAAAATGCTTGTGTTGTTGGCGTCAGAAATGTGGGACGCACCGATGCTGCCGGTGCCCTCGTCATCAAGAATAAGGGTGCCGAGATCAGCAAGCAGACGATCATCGAGCATGTGGCCAAGCGTGTTGGTGTCGAGTACAAACAGCTGCATTCTGGAGTCCAATTTGTGGATGCGTTTCCCAAGAATACCAATGGAAAGGTCTTACGAAATGCGGCTAGACTGCTGTTTGAGTCCCTTGCAGAGtctaattaa